Proteins co-encoded in one Streptomyces roseochromogenus subsp. oscitans DS 12.976 genomic window:
- a CDS encoding replication initiator, which translates to MGPMMTRRPRPWPSTSPKGRVRQEPALPPIDRLRGDRVVSRQRTCPHLDAYLLASWWPLRVGPSPSQGLGSYPGYRGHILTKSRAHSTTYAVLRAARASHRADEGELGEDTVTEVAWRYLGSGHIPGAAQLAAGIAEDLAQNGVFAREAMADRGWDE; encoded by the coding sequence ATGGGCCCGATGATGACGCGGCGGCCGCGTCCATGGCCTAGTACGTCACCAAAGGGGCGAGTGAGACAGGAGCCGGCATTGCCCCCCATTGACCGACTGCGCGGAGATCGGGTTGTCTCGCGTCAGCGAACATGTCCGCACCTTGATGCGTACCTGTTGGCTTCTTGGTGGCCTCTCCGAGTAGGACCCTCTCCGTCTCAGGGCCTGGGCTCATACCCCGGATACCGGGGCCACATCCTCACCAAATCCCGGGCCCACTCCACTACCTACGCAGTGTTGCGTGCCGCCCGTGCTTCGCATCGCGCGGACGAGGGGGAGTTGGGAGAGGACACAGTCACAGAAGTGGCCTGGCGATACCTGGGCTCCGGTCACATCCCTGGCGCTGCTCAACTCGCCGCCGGAATCGCCGAAGATCTTGCCCAGAACGGCGTGTTCGCCCGGGAGGCCATGGCTGATCGGGGGTGGGACGAATGA
- a CDS encoding NAD(P)-dependent alcohol dehydrogenase, whose amino-acid sequence MTTTVAAYAAPAAKAPLERTTIERRAVGEFDVLIDIEFAGICHSDIHQAREGWGTAIFPMVPGHEIAGVVAEVGTGVTKYAVGDRVGVGCMVDSCRECDNCRAGLQQYCTGGGPIWTYNAVGKDGQPTHGGYSQKIVVDENYVVRIPDGLPLDVAAPLLCAGITTYSPLKHWNAGPGKKVAVVGLGGLGHMGVKIAAALGAEVTVLSQSLRKKDDGLKLGATHYHATSDPKTFEDLKGTFDIILNTVSAPLDFDAYLSLLRTDGAMVNVGIPEEPVHILLSSVSGHRRSLSSSGIGGIPETQEMLDFCAEHNLGAEIELIRADQINEAYERVVNSDVRYRFVIDTATI is encoded by the coding sequence ATGACCACCACTGTTGCTGCTTACGCCGCGCCTGCCGCGAAGGCTCCGCTGGAGCGGACCACCATCGAGCGGCGCGCGGTCGGCGAGTTCGACGTCCTCATCGACATCGAGTTCGCCGGTATCTGCCACTCCGACATCCACCAGGCCCGGGAGGGCTGGGGGACGGCGATCTTCCCGATGGTGCCCGGTCATGAGATCGCGGGCGTCGTCGCCGAGGTCGGCACGGGTGTCACGAAGTACGCCGTCGGGGACCGGGTGGGCGTCGGTTGCATGGTCGACTCCTGCCGTGAGTGTGACAACTGCAGGGCCGGTCTGCAGCAGTACTGCACCGGCGGCGGCCCGATCTGGACGTACAACGCCGTCGGCAAGGACGGGCAGCCCACCCACGGCGGCTACTCGCAGAAGATCGTCGTGGACGAGAACTACGTCGTCCGCATCCCCGACGGCCTGCCCCTGGACGTGGCCGCACCGCTGCTCTGCGCCGGCATCACCACGTATTCGCCCCTGAAGCACTGGAACGCCGGTCCGGGCAAGAAGGTCGCGGTCGTCGGCCTCGGCGGCCTCGGCCACATGGGTGTGAAGATCGCGGCGGCGCTCGGCGCCGAGGTCACCGTCCTGTCCCAGTCCCTCCGCAAGAAGGACGACGGCCTGAAGCTGGGCGCCACGCACTACCACGCGACGAGCGACCCGAAGACCTTCGAGGACCTCAAGGGCACCTTTGACATCATCCTCAACACCGTGTCGGCGCCGCTGGACTTCGACGCGTACCTCTCCCTGCTGCGCACGGACGGCGCGATGGTCAACGTCGGCATCCCGGAGGAGCCGGTCCACATCCTGCTCTCCTCGGTGTCCGGCCACCGCCGCAGCCTGAGCAGCTCCGGCATCGGCGGCATCCCGGAGACCCAGGAGATGCTCGACTTCTGCGCCGAGCACAACCTGGGCGCCGAGATCGAACTGATCCGCGCCGACCAGATCAACGAGGCGTACGAGCGCGTCGTGAACAGCGACGTCCGCTACCGCTTCGTGATCGACACGGCGACGATCTGA
- a CDS encoding sigma factor-like helix-turn-helix DNA-binding protein — translation MRDRQVSRGTRRAREFEAFVAGAAGRLLHAATLLTAEAPNANPRARRLLTLALAHTYARWDRLHGEDPYDCARQYLATRFARAIWHQYVHQYVAFGRARPDPRSPLAALTPQERLILVLRLYEGVAEEQAAALLGLPTERIHTMCDRATANLLHPARPTAPRTAGPKVAPS, via the coding sequence GTGCGTGATCGGCAGGTGTCCCGAGGTACGCGCCGGGCCCGCGAGTTCGAGGCGTTCGTCGCGGGCGCGGCCGGGCGACTGCTGCACGCCGCCACACTGCTCACGGCGGAGGCGCCGAACGCCAACCCGCGCGCGCGGCGCCTGCTGACACTCGCGCTCGCCCACACCTACGCGCGCTGGGACCGGCTGCACGGCGAGGACCCGTACGACTGCGCCCGCCAGTACCTCGCCACCCGCTTCGCGCGCGCGATCTGGCACCAGTACGTGCACCAGTACGTCGCCTTCGGCCGCGCCCGCCCGGATCCACGCAGCCCGCTCGCCGCGCTCACTCCGCAGGAACGGCTGATCCTCGTACTGCGTCTCTACGAAGGCGTCGCCGAAGAACAGGCAGCGGCTCTGCTGGGTCTGCCGACGGAACGCATTCACACCATGTGCGACCGCGCGACGGCCAACCTGCTCCATCCAGCCCGCCCGACCGCCCCGCGAACGGCGGGGCCGAAGGTGGCGCCGTCGTGA
- a CDS encoding mRNA interferase PemK, translating to MQRGEVWWVQFDERRLVVLLSGDDTSGIRVMQVVAPAGVDISGLGIEVTVGAGEGLPFEGVLRLAFPRPGFTPCTWLTTVSRDDLIERAAVLSSVKLSEIDDALRLAEQAQERTPATTAKLSEIRDALRLGELG from the coding sequence GTGCAACGTGGCGAAGTCTGGTGGGTCCAGTTCGACGAGCGGAGGTTGGTCGTACTGCTGTCGGGAGACGACACGTCCGGGATCCGGGTGATGCAGGTCGTCGCTCCGGCGGGCGTCGACATCAGCGGTCTGGGCATCGAAGTGACGGTCGGCGCCGGTGAAGGACTGCCGTTCGAAGGCGTGCTGCGGCTCGCGTTCCCGCGTCCAGGCTTCACCCCGTGCACGTGGCTGACCACTGTGTCTCGGGACGACCTGATAGAGCGGGCGGCCGTCCTGTCCTCCGTGAAGCTCAGCGAGATTGACGACGCCCTCCGACTCGCTGAACAAGCGCAGGAGCGGACCCCGGCCACGACCGCGAAGCTCAGCGAGATAAGGGATGCCCTCCGTCTCGGTGAACTCGGGTAG
- a CDS encoding daunorubicin resistance protein DrrA family ABC transporter ATP-binding protein: MPGAIHAEGLVKTFGDVRALDGVDLDVPEGTVLGLLGPNGAGKTTAVRCLTTLLRPDSGKAVVAGVDVLKHPDAVRRSIGLSGQFAAVDEYLTGRENLQMVGQLYQMRSKAAKARAAELLEQFNLADAADRTAKTYSGGMRRRLDLAAALVVSPPVMFMDEPTTGLDPRNRQQLWEVIKQLVSGGTTLLLTTQYLEEADHLAHDIAVVDHGRVIAKGTSDELKARTGGERVEVVVHERDHIPGAAEVLRGFGKGQVTVEDHTRKLTVPVTGGAKLLAEIIRELDTRGIEIDDIGLRRPTLDDVFLSLTGHMAETADQDEANDKEAVK, from the coding sequence ATGCCAGGTGCCATCCATGCCGAAGGCCTGGTGAAGACCTTCGGCGACGTAAGGGCTCTCGACGGCGTAGACCTGGACGTGCCCGAGGGCACGGTCCTCGGCCTGCTGGGGCCGAACGGCGCCGGCAAGACGACGGCCGTCCGCTGCCTGACGACCCTGCTGCGCCCCGACAGCGGCAAGGCGGTCGTGGCCGGCGTGGACGTGCTGAAGCACCCCGACGCCGTACGCCGCTCGATCGGCCTGTCCGGCCAGTTCGCGGCGGTCGACGAGTATCTGACCGGCCGGGAGAACCTGCAGATGGTCGGGCAGCTGTACCAGATGAGGAGCAAGGCGGCCAAGGCACGTGCGGCGGAACTGCTGGAGCAGTTCAACCTCGCGGACGCCGCCGACCGAACCGCCAAGACCTACTCCGGAGGCATGCGCCGCCGGCTCGACCTCGCCGCGGCCCTCGTGGTCTCGCCGCCGGTGATGTTCATGGACGAGCCGACGACCGGCCTCGACCCACGCAACCGCCAGCAGCTGTGGGAAGTCATCAAACAGCTCGTCTCCGGCGGCACGACCCTGCTGCTCACCACCCAGTATCTGGAGGAGGCCGACCACCTGGCCCACGACATCGCGGTGGTCGACCACGGCCGGGTCATCGCCAAGGGCACCTCCGACGAGCTCAAGGCCCGCACCGGCGGTGAGCGCGTCGAGGTCGTGGTGCACGAGCGCGACCACATCCCGGGCGCCGCCGAGGTACTGCGCGGCTTCGGCAAGGGCCAGGTCACGGTCGAGGACCACACCCGCAAGCTCACGGTCCCCGTCACCGGCGGCGCCAAGCTGCTCGCCGAGATCATCCGCGAGCTGGACACCCGAGGGATCGAGATAGACGACATCGGGCTGCGCCGCCCCACCCTCGACGACGTCTTCCTGTCACTGACGGGACACATGGCCGAGACCGCCGACCAGGACGAGGCGAACGACAAGGAGGCCGTGAAATGA
- a CDS encoding cystathionine gamma-synthase, translating into MSDRHISQHFETLAIHAGNTADPLTGAVVPPIYQVSTYKQDGVGGLRGGYEYSRSANPTRTALEENLAALEGGRRGLAFASGLAAEDTLLRTLLSPGDHVVIPNDAYGGTFRLFAKVVTRWGVEWSVADTSDPAAVRAAITPKTKVVWVETPSNPLLGITDIAAVAQVAHDAGAKLVVDNTFATPYLQQPLALGADAVVHSLTKYMGGHSDVVGGALIVADQGLGEELAYHQNAMGAVAGPFDSWLVLRGTKTLAVRMDRHSENATKIADMLTRHARVTQVLYPGLPEHPGHEVAAKQMKAFGGMVSFRVEGGEEAAVEVCNRAKVFTLGESLGGVESLIEHPGRMTHASVVGSALEVPGDLVRLSVGIENVDDLLADLQQALG; encoded by the coding sequence ATGAGCGACAGGCACATCAGTCAGCACTTCGAGACCCTCGCGATCCACGCGGGCAACACCGCGGATCCCCTCACCGGCGCGGTCGTCCCGCCGATCTACCAGGTCTCGACCTACAAGCAGGACGGCGTGGGCGGGCTTCGCGGCGGCTACGAGTACAGTCGCAGCGCCAACCCCACCCGCACCGCCCTCGAGGAGAACCTCGCCGCGCTGGAGGGCGGACGCCGCGGCCTCGCCTTCGCGTCCGGCCTGGCGGCCGAGGACACCCTGCTGCGTACGCTGCTCAGCCCCGGTGACCACGTGGTGATCCCCAACGACGCCTATGGCGGAACCTTCCGCCTCTTCGCCAAGGTCGTCACCCGCTGGGGCGTGGAGTGGTCCGTCGCCGACACCAGCGACCCGGCCGCCGTACGCGCCGCGATCACCCCGAAGACCAAGGTCGTCTGGGTCGAGACCCCCTCCAACCCGCTGCTCGGCATCACCGACATCGCCGCCGTCGCTCAGGTCGCGCACGACGCGGGCGCGAAGCTCGTCGTCGACAACACCTTCGCCACGCCGTACCTGCAGCAGCCGCTGGCGCTCGGCGCGGACGCCGTCGTCCACTCCCTGACCAAGTACATGGGCGGGCACTCGGACGTGGTCGGCGGCGCGCTGATCGTCGCCGACCAGGGCCTCGGTGAGGAGCTGGCCTACCACCAGAACGCGATGGGCGCCGTCGCCGGTCCCTTCGACTCCTGGCTGGTGCTGCGCGGCACCAAGACCCTCGCGGTGCGGATGGACCGGCACAGCGAGAACGCCACGAAGATCGCCGACATGCTGACCCGGCACGCGCGCGTGACGCAGGTGCTGTACCCGGGCCTGCCCGAGCACCCCGGCCACGAGGTCGCCGCGAAGCAGATGAAGGCGTTCGGCGGCATGGTGTCCTTCCGCGTCGAGGGCGGCGAAGAGGCGGCGGTCGAGGTGTGCAACCGCGCCAAGGTGTTCACCCTCGGCGAGTCGCTCGGCGGCGTCGAGTCCCTGATCGAGCACCCTGGCCGTATGACGCACGCCTCGGTGGTGGGCTCCGCCCTAGAGGTTCCGGGCGACCTGGTCCGGCTGTCCGTGGGCATCGAGAACGTCGACGACCTGCTGGCGGACCTGCAGCAGGCCTTGGGTTAG
- a CDS encoding MarR family winged helix-turn-helix transcriptional regulator → MPTTPELSMDMTTVGDTGLLDTLQHEVAVFARRAEQTRLGGVGQVRNSMDRAAYLLLNRLDKEGPMGVKALAASMGIDSSTVTRQVAPLVDTGLVKRTSHPEDGRAVVLQLSPRGVARLEEVRSSRRQLMAELTQDWAPEEREQFCTLLTRFNRALSARMTVQGPTSADQPPAS, encoded by the coding sequence ATGCCCACAACACCTGAATTGTCGATGGACATGACGACCGTCGGTGACACCGGTCTTCTCGACACCCTCCAGCATGAGGTGGCGGTGTTCGCCCGCCGTGCCGAACAGACCCGGCTCGGGGGTGTCGGGCAGGTGCGCAACTCCATGGACCGGGCGGCCTATCTGCTGCTCAACCGCCTCGACAAGGAGGGCCCGATGGGCGTCAAGGCGCTCGCCGCGAGCATGGGCATCGACTCCTCCACGGTCACCCGCCAGGTGGCTCCGCTGGTCGACACCGGGCTCGTCAAGCGCACCTCACACCCCGAGGACGGGCGTGCGGTGGTCCTTCAGCTGTCCCCGCGCGGGGTGGCCCGGCTGGAGGAGGTGCGCTCCTCCCGGCGTCAGCTGATGGCCGAGCTGACGCAGGACTGGGCGCCGGAGGAGCGCGAGCAGTTCTGCACGCTCCTGACCCGCTTCAACCGCGCGCTGTCCGCCCGGATGACGGTGCAGGGGCCCACGTCGGCGGACCAGCCGCCGGCGTCCTGA
- a CDS encoding helix-turn-helix domain-containing protein: MENQPVPSSPPLDRRAELSEFLRTRRARLKPEDVGLPDFGRHRRVPGLRREELAQLAGVSVAYYTRLEQGNGRNVSAEVLDSIARALRLSDAEHAHLTHLAKPKSHKKKPAARQQQVRVALRQLLDTMEGVPAYVVGRRSEILAWNRMAAALFGDWAELPPGERNWARLVFLHPDYRDLFVDWEQKAIDIVCALRMDAGCYPDDQRLSALVGELSVKSEEFRRLWATHDVKEKNHGVKRLHHPLVGDLSLNFESFRLTDGSDQSLLTYHAEPGSPSADSLRLLASWGTDAAHTTVPSA; encoded by the coding sequence ATGGAAAACCAGCCCGTGCCCTCGTCCCCGCCCCTGGACCGGCGGGCCGAACTGAGCGAGTTCCTGCGCACCCGGCGGGCCCGGCTGAAGCCGGAGGACGTGGGCCTGCCCGACTTCGGCCGGCACCGGCGGGTGCCGGGGCTGCGCCGCGAGGAGCTGGCGCAGCTGGCCGGGGTGTCGGTGGCGTACTACACCCGGCTCGAACAGGGCAACGGACGGAACGTCTCGGCGGAGGTCCTGGACTCGATCGCCCGGGCGCTCAGGCTGTCGGACGCCGAGCACGCGCATCTGACGCATCTGGCCAAGCCGAAGTCGCACAAGAAGAAGCCGGCGGCACGGCAGCAGCAGGTCCGCGTCGCGCTGCGGCAGCTGCTGGACACGATGGAGGGCGTACCGGCGTACGTCGTCGGGCGCCGCTCGGAGATCCTCGCCTGGAACCGGATGGCGGCGGCGCTCTTCGGCGACTGGGCGGAGCTGCCGCCGGGCGAGCGCAACTGGGCCCGGCTGGTGTTCCTGCACCCGGACTACCGCGATCTGTTCGTCGACTGGGAGCAGAAGGCGATCGACATCGTCTGCGCCCTGCGCATGGACGCGGGCTGCTATCCGGACGACCAGCGGCTGTCGGCGCTGGTGGGCGAACTCTCGGTGAAGAGCGAGGAGTTCCGCCGGCTGTGGGCGACGCACGACGTCAAGGAGAAGAACCACGGCGTCAAGCGGCTGCACCACCCCCTGGTGGGCGACCTCTCCCTGAACTTCGAGTCCTTCCGTCTGACGGACGGCTCGGACCAGTCCCTGCTCACGTACCACGCCGAACCGGGCTCCCCGTCCGCCGACTCCCTCCGCCTCCTGGCCAGCTGGGGCACGGACGCGGCCCACACCACCGTGCCCTCGGCCTAG
- a CDS encoding recombinase family protein, which translates to MGKGTVMRGRRIARGVVRVAIYLRVSTAKQIEGYGLDTQDNQCKAWLNYKIGPGKYKIHRVYADGGESGMKDSRPELDAMTEDIEKGLIDLVVFGKLDRIGRTTEDIHLWVFNATEHHGIRVATADGRLDSDDELFGIMLSLLSYMAELEHTLILERTMGGRDQKLAAGGWPLGQPPYGVTLSGKGSKAIPVLCEDEVQVINIATSLLVDLGYSRDEAAEHLNNLGSRTRKGLPWTGTNLAKRLNSTALDGYVEFRIVRSAEDDEEETFEVFRIEVPRPISDPKRVEALRRALNRRSFKKRNLAHYLFTGRMHALCGGYYTGGKSAESPIGYYRCMGKRLGLECECAELPAPDVEKAVWAEIEALLSDVGKFRALAAKWLGATPARAETYRKRLAELDGQIEKKRSSRKGQILAKLTQLFEDELGEGAGDEIDEDTIREVKQALQAKEDELIAERERVARWLREAEEQQHRADEIVALVEEQATAMDSFTATQRRDLLDLLDIRVQVTGKGQSRRKGIADPLTEWHRETATLVPLKISDQEWETVDAVLPDSRQNWTPKREMFEAILWKLRTAARWNEVEVSGNSWSAVRRRAEGWRTSGAWEAAMEALKGAGGVPVPPLMVLPPMEVWSSIDRRFAALELETMEVCEGDGECCNQNHTHAHSSPR; encoded by the coding sequence ATGGGGAAGGGTACCGTCATGCGCGGGCGCAGGATCGCTCGTGGCGTGGTTCGGGTAGCCATCTACCTTCGAGTGTCGACCGCGAAGCAGATTGAGGGATACGGCCTCGACACTCAGGATAACCAATGCAAGGCCTGGCTGAACTATAAGATCGGTCCTGGCAAGTACAAGATCCACAGGGTTTACGCCGATGGTGGAGAGTCGGGAATGAAGGACTCCCGGCCTGAACTCGACGCAATGACCGAGGACATCGAAAAGGGCCTCATCGACCTCGTCGTCTTCGGCAAGCTGGACCGCATCGGTCGGACCACGGAGGACATCCATCTCTGGGTGTTCAACGCCACCGAGCACCACGGCATCAGGGTTGCCACGGCGGATGGCCGTCTGGACAGCGACGACGAACTGTTCGGCATCATGCTCAGCCTGCTGTCGTACATGGCAGAGCTGGAACACACACTGATCCTTGAGCGAACCATGGGCGGCCGGGATCAGAAGTTGGCGGCCGGTGGTTGGCCTCTCGGGCAGCCTCCGTACGGCGTGACCCTCAGTGGCAAGGGCAGCAAAGCGATCCCCGTCCTCTGTGAGGACGAAGTGCAAGTGATCAACATCGCGACGAGTCTGCTCGTGGACCTCGGCTACTCACGAGACGAAGCTGCCGAGCACCTGAACAACCTTGGCTCCCGCACCCGCAAGGGCCTGCCGTGGACCGGTACGAACCTCGCCAAGCGCCTCAACTCCACAGCCCTTGATGGATACGTGGAGTTCCGCATTGTGCGCAGCGCTGAAGACGATGAAGAGGAGACCTTCGAGGTCTTCCGGATCGAGGTACCTCGACCGATCAGCGATCCGAAGCGGGTCGAAGCTCTTCGAAGGGCCCTCAACCGGCGGTCGTTCAAGAAGAGGAACCTCGCCCACTACCTGTTCACCGGGCGCATGCACGCGCTGTGCGGCGGCTACTACACGGGTGGAAAGTCCGCCGAATCTCCCATCGGCTACTACCGGTGCATGGGCAAGCGGCTGGGGCTGGAGTGTGAGTGCGCGGAACTCCCTGCACCCGATGTCGAGAAGGCGGTCTGGGCCGAGATTGAGGCTTTGCTCTCCGACGTGGGCAAGTTCAGGGCGCTCGCCGCGAAGTGGTTAGGGGCGACCCCGGCGCGTGCTGAGACGTACCGGAAGCGACTCGCCGAGCTGGACGGGCAGATCGAGAAGAAGCGGTCCAGTCGTAAGGGGCAGATCCTCGCGAAGCTCACCCAGCTCTTCGAAGACGAGCTTGGTGAGGGCGCCGGAGACGAGATCGATGAGGACACGATCCGAGAAGTGAAGCAAGCCCTCCAAGCGAAGGAAGACGAGTTGATCGCTGAACGGGAGCGCGTGGCTCGTTGGCTCAGGGAAGCCGAAGAACAGCAGCACCGGGCGGACGAGATCGTTGCCCTGGTGGAGGAGCAGGCAACCGCGATGGACTCCTTCACGGCCACGCAGCGCCGGGACCTTCTTGACCTGCTGGACATCCGGGTGCAGGTCACCGGCAAGGGACAGTCGCGCCGGAAGGGGATCGCTGACCCCCTCACCGAGTGGCACAGGGAGACCGCCACGCTGGTGCCCCTCAAGATCAGTGATCAGGAGTGGGAGACGGTTGACGCCGTCCTTCCGGACTCCCGCCAGAACTGGACACCGAAGCGCGAGATGTTCGAAGCGATCTTGTGGAAGCTTCGGACCGCTGCCCGGTGGAACGAGGTGGAGGTCTCCGGGAACTCCTGGAGCGCCGTGAGGCGGCGTGCCGAGGGATGGCGTACCTCGGGTGCCTGGGAAGCTGCCATGGAGGCTCTGAAGGGTGCTGGCGGCGTCCCGGTGCCTCCGCTCATGGTCCTGCCGCCCATGGAGGTGTGGAGCAGCATTGATCGGAGGTTCGCGGCGCTGGAGCTGGAGACCATGGAGGTCTGCGAGGGCGACGGGGAGTGCTGCAACCAGAACCACACCCACGCACACTCTTCCCCGAGATGA
- the ilvA gene encoding threonine ammonia-lyase yields the protein MSYGTTDSLRSVTLDDVRGAQKMLSGVARVTAMEGSRHLSQLIGAPVQLKCENLQRTGSFKLRGAYVRIAGLLPEERAAGVVAASAGNHAQGVALASSLLGVHSTVFMPKGAPLPKISATRDYGAEVRLHGQVVDETLAAAEEYAAETGAVFIHPFDHPDIIAGQGTVGLEILEQCPEVRTIVVGIGGGGLAAGIAVAVKAIRPDVRIVGVQAEGAAAYPPSLAAGHPVSVENPATMADGIKVGRPGLVPFGIISDLVDEVRTVSEDQLSAALLLCLERAKLVVEPAGASPVAALLAAPDAFEGPVVAVLSGGNVDPVLMERVLRHGMAAQGRYLAVRLRLTDRPGALATLLGVLSVVDANVLDVSHVRTDPRLGLTEAEVELHLETKGPAHCAEVGQALRNAGYTVID from the coding sequence ATGAGCTACGGCACGACTGACTCCTTGCGTTCCGTCACCCTCGACGATGTGCGCGGAGCCCAGAAGATGCTCTCGGGTGTGGCGCGGGTGACCGCGATGGAGGGCAGCCGGCACCTGTCCCAGCTGATCGGCGCACCGGTGCAGCTGAAGTGCGAGAACCTCCAGCGGACCGGCTCGTTCAAGCTGCGCGGCGCCTATGTGCGCATCGCCGGGCTGCTGCCGGAGGAGCGGGCGGCCGGCGTGGTGGCCGCGAGCGCCGGGAACCACGCGCAGGGCGTCGCGCTGGCCTCCTCGCTGCTGGGCGTGCACTCCACCGTGTTCATGCCGAAGGGCGCCCCCCTGCCGAAGATCAGCGCGACCCGGGACTACGGCGCCGAGGTGCGCCTGCACGGCCAGGTGGTCGACGAGACGCTGGCCGCCGCCGAGGAGTACGCGGCCGAGACCGGCGCGGTGTTCATCCACCCCTTCGACCATCCGGACATCATCGCCGGTCAGGGCACGGTCGGCCTGGAGATCCTGGAGCAGTGCCCGGAGGTGCGCACGATCGTCGTCGGTATCGGCGGCGGCGGGCTCGCGGCCGGGATCGCGGTGGCGGTCAAGGCGATACGGCCGGACGTCAGGATCGTCGGCGTGCAGGCGGAGGGCGCGGCAGCCTACCCGCCCTCGCTGGCCGCCGGGCACCCGGTGTCGGTGGAGAACCCGGCGACGATGGCCGACGGTATCAAGGTGGGGCGGCCGGGCCTGGTGCCGTTCGGGATCATCAGCGATCTGGTCGACGAGGTGCGCACCGTCAGCGAGGACCAGCTGTCGGCCGCGCTGCTGCTGTGCCTGGAGCGGGCCAAGCTGGTCGTGGAGCCGGCCGGGGCGAGCCCGGTCGCGGCGCTGCTGGCCGCGCCGGACGCCTTCGAGGGCCCGGTCGTCGCGGTGCTCTCCGGCGGGAACGTGGACCCGGTGCTGATGGAGCGCGTGCTGCGGCACGGCATGGCCGCGCAGGGCCGCTACCTGGCCGTTCGGCTCCGGCTGACGGATCGCCCGGGCGCCCTCGCCACGCTGCTCGGGGTGTTGTCGGTGGTCGACGCCAATGTCCTCGACGTGAGCCACGTACGAACCGACCCCCGGCTCGGGCTCACGGAGGCGGAAGTTGAGCTGCACCTGGAGACGAAGGGTCCGGCGCACTGCGCCGAGGTCGGCCAGGCCCTGCGGAACGCGGGTTACACGGTCATCGACTGA
- a CDS encoding DUF4291 domain-containing protein — MEEPQRRIRALHTHSTITVYQAYAPEIGLPAVRHGRFPAGWKRDRMTWIKPSFLWMMYRCGWGTKPGQETVLAVEITREGFEWAVRNACLSSYVRGLHPDRSAWQRELKRALARVQWDPERDLHLQPLPRRSLQLGLSGEAVRRYADEWTVSINDVTPLAREIHALVSGGDPHSAAQLLPQERDYPGTDELTTHLRS; from the coding sequence ATGGAAGAACCGCAACGCAGGATCCGCGCACTCCACACGCACTCCACGATCACCGTCTACCAGGCATACGCACCGGAGATCGGCCTGCCTGCTGTTCGCCACGGCCGTTTCCCTGCTGGGTGGAAGCGGGACCGAATGACGTGGATCAAGCCCTCGTTCCTGTGGATGATGTACCGCTGCGGCTGGGGCACGAAGCCGGGTCAGGAGACCGTCCTTGCCGTCGAGATCACTCGCGAAGGCTTCGAGTGGGCGGTGCGCAACGCGTGTCTGTCGAGCTACGTACGTGGCCTGCATCCCGACCGCAGCGCCTGGCAACGCGAGTTGAAGAGAGCGCTGGCCCGCGTCCAGTGGGACCCCGAGCGCGACCTGCACCTCCAGCCTCTGCCTCGCCGCTCGCTGCAACTCGGGCTCTCTGGTGAGGCCGTACGCCGCTACGCCGACGAGTGGACAGTCTCCATCAACGACGTTACCCCACTCGCCCGCGAGATCCACGCGCTCGTCAGCGGCGGCGACCCGCACTCTGCGGCCCAACTGCTGCCCCAGGAGCGGGACTACCCCGGCACCGACGAGCTGACGACCCACCTGCGCTCATAG
- a CDS encoding ABC transporter permease: protein MGRIPEMLVFGLIQPIMFVVLFTYVFGGSIQVGSSNSTQAYREFLMAGIFAQTVTFATAGAGAGIADDMHKGLIDRFRSLPMARGAVLTGRTLADLVQTALTLVVLAVVALIVGWRAHENVGKVLTGFGLLLLLGYAFSWIGALIGLSVRTPEAATSGGLIWLFPLTFISNAFVDANQMPAFLRHIAEWNPFSATVQASRELFGNLPPGFRTPDAWPMQHPVWASLIWSVVIIAVFRTLAVRKYRRAAD from the coding sequence ATGGGCCGGATTCCCGAGATGCTGGTTTTCGGGCTCATCCAGCCCATCATGTTCGTGGTGCTGTTCACCTACGTCTTCGGCGGGTCTATCCAGGTCGGTTCGTCCAACTCCACGCAGGCTTACCGCGAGTTCCTGATGGCCGGCATCTTCGCCCAGACCGTCACGTTCGCAACGGCGGGCGCCGGTGCGGGCATCGCCGACGACATGCACAAGGGCCTCATCGACCGCTTCCGGTCGCTGCCCATGGCGCGCGGCGCGGTCCTGACCGGGCGCACCCTCGCCGACCTGGTCCAGACGGCGCTCACCCTCGTCGTCCTGGCGGTCGTCGCCCTGATCGTCGGCTGGCGTGCGCACGAGAACGTCGGCAAGGTGCTCACCGGATTCGGTTTGCTCCTGCTGCTCGGGTACGCGTTCTCGTGGATCGGCGCGCTCATCGGCCTGTCCGTGCGCACCCCTGAAGCAGCGACCTCGGGCGGTCTGATCTGGCTGTTCCCGCTGACGTTCATCTCGAACGCGTTCGTGGACGCGAACCAGATGCCGGCCTTCCTGCGGCACATCGCGGAGTGGAACCCGTTCAGTGCCACCGTCCAGGCCTCCCGCGAGCTATTCGGCAACCTCCCCCCGGGATTTCGAACGCCTGACGCCTGGCCCATGCAGCACCCGGTGTGGGCCTCGCTGATCTGGTCGGTCGTGATCATCGCCGTCTTCCGTACCCTCGCGGTCCGCAAGTACCGCCGGGCGGCCGACTGA